The window ACCTCAAGGCCTGCGGCTAAAAAACCTGCTGGACCTGTAGCCTCATGTGAGAGCAACACTCACCTGTGGGAGCCGGATTCATCCGCGAAGAGGCCCTTGAGGCCGCTAAAAGCTTCGCGGATGAATCCGGCTCCCACAGTGCCGAGCTTCAGTACAGAGACTCAGACCTGAGCCTCAAGGCTGCGCCTTGTGCTCCACCACTTCCGATTGCATGTTCTGCTTGTCGGCCAACTGGGCCTTTTTCTGCTCGGCAATTTCCTTGGTCGCGAACGGACCGGCGATGACCTGGCCATCGTCGAGGATCTTGAACGGGAAGCCATGCTCGATCAGCCATGCGGTCCAGTCGGTCAGCGCCTTGGACTTGTCGTCCTTGATCAGCAGGTCCCAGCCGCCCACCGGCGCGGCCGCGGCCACCGGTGCCACGGCCGCCTTGGCCGGCTCGACCTTGTTGCCCGAGCCATCGCCGCAACCGGCCAGCACCACGAATGCCATCATCACTGCTATTCTGCGCACAGAGCGTCTCCCGTAATCGTCAGTTAATGTGATTTTATCACCTTACGGCCTGTCTCAACCGAAACAGATCTGCCTTGCAGTGTCTTATCAGGCTGAATTTCCGACGATTTTCCGGTGTTGGGGAATTAAATAGAATGCAATGACGTCTGTAATGAACCACCCGCTCGGATCAACTTGGCGGTATTCTGTATGTAAGACCTAAGCCAGGACTGCCTGAGAAAGGCACCTCAGTAGTAACACTCAAGGAGTAAAGACATGCTGATACTCACCCGCAAAGTCGGTGAAAGCATCAACATCGGTGACGACATCACGATCACCATTCTGGGCGTCAGCGGCCAGCAAGTGCGCGTCGGCATCAACGCCCCAAAGGACGTTGCCGTGCATCGTGAAGAGATTTACCAACGGATCCAGGCCGGCCTGTCTGCCGGAGAAAAGAAAGACCACCTGTAAGACGCGAACTCGTCAGCCCTGACATCCGGGGTCGCGGCTGACGAAAGTCCCCCCTCTTCCTCGCTTTTCCCTACATCGCCAGCGTCAGGCCGCCAGCCGGCAACGGCAGCGCCGTCTTGTAGCGCACCTGCTTGAGCGCAAAGCTGGAGCGGATGTTCGCCACGCCCGGCACCTTGGTCAGAAAGTCCATCATGAAGCGCTCCAGCGCCTGGATGGTCGGCACCAGCACGCGAATCAGATAGTCCGGATCCCCCGCCATCAGGTAGCACTCCATCACCTCCGGCCGGTCGGCGATCGCCGCCTCGAAGTGCTGCAGCGCCTCTTCCACCTGTTTTTCCAGGCTGACGTGGATGAACACGTTGACGTGCAGGCCGAGCAGGTCGGCATCGAGCAGGGTCACCTGCTCGCGGATCAGTCCCAGCTCCTCCATTGCCCGCACCCGGTTGAAACAGGGGGTCGGCGACAGGTTGACCGAACGGGCCAGGTCCGCATTGGTGATGCGGGCGTTCTCCTGAAGGCTGTTGAGAATGCCGATGTCGGTGCGATCCAGTTTGCGCATGAGAGAAAATCACCTGTTTTTTATGCTTATGCAGATTTTTTATCTGCAAATAATCTCAGACGCAACTCAACAGAGAGAAATATTCTCCTACGACCGGCCTATGATTGTTGTAGGACAAAATTTCCCTTACCCAGGGAATGCTTGCCAGCTCGCGCGCCCACTACAAGAAATTCACAAGATAGAGCGTAGAAAGCCATGACCACAGCGTACCCACCGCTGCGCCTGCACGTACCCGAACCCTCGGGCCGGCCAGGCTGCAAGACCGATTTCAGTTACCTGCGCCTGACCGATGCCGGCCAGGTCCGCAAGCCCCCCATCGATATCGAACCGGCCGAAACCGCCGACCTGGCCCGCAGCCTGATCCGCGTGCTCGACGACCAGGGCCAGGCCCTTGGCCCATGGGCCGAGGACGTGCCGCTGGAGATCCTGCGCAAGGGCATGCGCGCCATGCTCAAGACACGCATCTTCGACAGTCGCATGGTGGTCGCCCAGCGCCAGAAGAAGATGTCGTTCTACATGCAGAGTCTCGGCGAGGAAGCCATCGGCAGCGCCCAGGCCCTGGCGCTGAACATCGATGACATGTGCTTTCCGACCTATCGCCAGCAGAGCATCCTGATGGCCCGCGAAGTGCCGCTGGTGGACATGATCTGCCAGCTGCTGTCCAACGAGCGCGATCCGCTCAAGGGCCGCCAGCTGCCGATCATGTACTCGGTGCGCGACCATGGTTTCTTCACCATCTCCGGCAACCTCGCCACCCAGTTCGTGCAATCGGTCGGCTGGGGCATGGCCTCGGCGATCAAGGGCGATACCAAGATCGCCTCGGGCTGGATCGGCGACGGCGCCACCGCCGAGTCGGACTTCCACACCGCCCTGACCTTCGCCCATGTCTACCGCGCCCCGGTGATTCTCAACGTGGTCAACAACCAGTGGGCGATCTCCACCTTCCAGGCCATCGCCGGCGGTGAAGCCACCACCTTCGCCGGCCGCGGCGTTGGCTGCGGCATCGCCTCGCTGCGGGTCGACGGAAACGACTTCATCGCCGTCTACGCCGCCTCGCGCTGGGCCGCCGAACGCGCCCGACGCAACCTCGGCCCGACCCTGATCGAGTGGGTCACCTACCGCGCCGGCCCACACTCCACCTCCGACGATCCATCCAAGTACCGTCCCGCCGACGACTGGAGCCACTTCCCCCTGGGTGACCCGATCGCCCGCCTCAAGCAGCACCTGATCGCCATCGGCCAGTGGTCCGAAGAGGAACACGCCGCCGTCAGTGCCGAGCTTGAAGCCGAGGTCATCGCCGCGCAGAAGGAAGCCGAACAGTACGGCACCCTGGCCGGTGGGCAGATGCCCAGCGCCGCGACCATCTTCGAGGA of the Pseudomonas vanderleydeniana genome contains:
- a CDS encoding 3-methyl-2-oxobutanoate dehydrogenase (2-methylpropanoyl-transferring) subunit alpha; the protein is MTTAYPPLRLHVPEPSGRPGCKTDFSYLRLTDAGQVRKPPIDIEPAETADLARSLIRVLDDQGQALGPWAEDVPLEILRKGMRAMLKTRIFDSRMVVAQRQKKMSFYMQSLGEEAIGSAQALALNIDDMCFPTYRQQSILMAREVPLVDMICQLLSNERDPLKGRQLPIMYSVRDHGFFTISGNLATQFVQSVGWGMASAIKGDTKIASGWIGDGATAESDFHTALTFAHVYRAPVILNVVNNQWAISTFQAIAGGEATTFAGRGVGCGIASLRVDGNDFIAVYAASRWAAERARRNLGPTLIEWVTYRAGPHSTSDDPSKYRPADDWSHFPLGDPIARLKQHLIAIGQWSEEEHAAVSAELEAEVIAAQKEAEQYGTLAGGQMPSAATIFEDVYKEMPDHLRRQRQELGL
- the csrA gene encoding carbon storage regulator CsrA, with product MLILTRKVGESINIGDDITITILGVSGQQVRVGINAPKDVAVHREEIYQRIQAGLSAGEKKDHL
- a CDS encoding SPOR domain-containing protein codes for the protein MRRIAVMMAFVVLAGCGDGSGNKVEPAKAAVAPVAAAAPVGGWDLLIKDDKSKALTDWTAWLIEHGFPFKILDDGQVIAGPFATKEIAEQKKAQLADKQNMQSEVVEHKAQP
- the bkdR gene encoding Bkd operon transcriptional regulator BkdR; amino-acid sequence: MRKLDRTDIGILNSLQENARITNADLARSVNLSPTPCFNRVRAMEELGLIREQVTLLDADLLGLHVNVFIHVSLEKQVEEALQHFEAAIADRPEVMECYLMAGDPDYLIRVLVPTIQALERFMMDFLTKVPGVANIRSSFALKQVRYKTALPLPAGGLTLAM